The region TAAGGCGTTCTGAAGCGGAAGAACCATAATGCCGCGCATGCCGCACCGAGCAGCATGACTGCGATCGCCCCGTAAACAGCCAGCGAAATGCCGTCGCCGCCGGGTTCATCTTCATTGCCTTCGGGGGCGAGAGCCGTTTTGAACGATGCGGTCAGTTCGACATCTGAGTTCACAGTGATCATACGTTCCTGAGATGTGTTGTTGTCTGACCATTTAACGAAGACATACCCCTCATCCGCAACAGCGCGTATCGTTATCTGAGCGGACTTATCATACGTTCCGGCACCCTCTGCTTTACCGCCGTCTTCGGCGTGCAGGACGACGTTGAATCGTTCTTGAATTTCTGTCACTCCCGTGACCGTGAATGTGACATCCGATGTAACCCTGAACCCTGTTCCTGCCGTGTATGGAATGCTGTTAGCTCTTAACAAAGGCGTTCCCTTGTATCCGGGTTCAACGTCTGCGGATACATGTATCACGGTTCCGTATTCGACCTTCTCAGACGTTCCGCGACCCATATTGATGCCGTCACGGATCCATGTCAAGCCTTGGGTATTCGCATATGTGACATCGCACAGGACAGGCTGTTCCTGGACCTTACTCACCCCCGTGACCGTGAATGTGACATCGGACGTAACTCTGAACCCTGTTCCCGCTGTGTATGGAATGCCGTTAACTTTTAACAAAGGCGTTCCCTCGTATCCGGGAACAACCTCTACGGACACACGTATCTCAGTCTCGTATCCGATTTTCTGGGATGCTCCCCCACCCAGATCGATGCCGTTGCAGATCCATGACAGGCCCTGGGCATACGCATATGTGACATCTAACACGGTGTACTGGAAGAATAGCTCCATATGCAGGGATGCCGTGATATCGGTGAAACTTACTATCTCTGTGGTATAAATTACCGGGTCCCCCCATCCATAGAAATAATAGCCGTAATCCGCGACCGCCCTTATCAAAACATCCGCATGGTCAGGGAGCTGGACAACAGAGGCATATTCTAAAAAGGGAGAACCGTTCACACTGTATTCCGCATGTCCTTTCCCACTCGCCACATATATTGTCAGAGTTATTTGGGGCACATCGAGCTCTTTGCTGATCACATCGTCCGTATGGGTGGCGGGAACGCCGCCATCCGCACTGTCGCCGTTCTAAACCGCGATGCCGATGACTGATAAGGCCATAAGAGCGCAGACAACGGCAAGTACAGGGACCAAATTGTTTTTCTTTTTCATTTCGAAACCACTCTGATTTCAAATGGTTATGTTTTTAGTCGGTTATATATTTTGACTCTTGATTTACCGTGTCGCCGGAATATAATATATGATGCTTAGTGAATACTTCGGTCTCCGAAATTCTAATATGTGATGTTAGAATTTATGTCCCTACGGCACCATAGTCCCTCCCCGGTCATAATACAAGACACGGGGCCCTGAGTGTCAGAATGTGGGCCGACATGTGTATGCGGGACGCTTTTAACATATTTCGGCCCGTATTGATACCAACTCCGTTGAGGACAGGGCCCTCTATAAAAGGTGTTATATATCTAATCGAGTTAGCCAACCTCAGAACTAAGCTCCGCTCAGTGCATGAGCTTTAAATACGATAAGAATAATCGCAAAAAATACTTCAAATAATGAGGTGAAACGTTTGGGTAGAGGTCTATACACTGCAAGAAAAACGAGAGAGGACAGGCAGAAGTTCCGCTGGCTGGACCGTGGATACAAGAAAAGAGTATTGAAACTTAGGGAGAAGTCCGACCCTCTGGAGGGATCGGCCCAGGCTCGCGGCATAGTGCTTGAGAAGGTCGGAGTGGAGGCGAAGCAGCCCAACTCCGCCATCCGCAAATGCGTGAAGGTCCAGCTCATAAAGAACGGACGTCAGATCACAGCTTTCGCAGTGG is a window of Candidatus Methanoplasma cognatum DNA encoding:
- a CDS encoding 30S ribosomal protein S12; the encoded protein is MKRLGRGLYTARKTREDRQKFRWLDRGYKKRVLKLREKSDPLEGSAQARGIVLEKVGVEAKQPNSAIRKCVKVQLIKNGRQITAFAVGDGAINFIDEHDEVLVEGIGGRMGRSYGDIPGVRYKVIKVNNVSLNEMVRGRTEKPVR